The Hoplias malabaricus isolate fHopMal1 chromosome 9, fHopMal1.hap1, whole genome shotgun sequence genome contains a region encoding:
- the samd7 gene encoding sterile alpha motif domain-containing protein 7 gives MTPREQLRKMSALGDQSALDEKHWYRLVNGMSAGELRQRQELMMRNQMAMTPQMQQRLQTVPTQFEPRFIDRELVPPAEMVSSEARQMHMGAHLGAPLPSHSNIIPSRGFPTAAGGYGFLPTESMETVARRQELLHKQNIARMEMNAILHQKELESAHQKGLMGIETPMMYQGLPPNPMAFRGRQRLPEGHDVFVQRPTLEDLQTNSLLLSSSPYPPISSLQRERGRRPGRRATNHNHKGSEVTAAGPKIATEEKSVEQSPGGVSGEEKEPEPKGDISTDATTCQSKPLQVKLDTDVSTSVSRKSFKDGEGILRKPCLGPQDVAEGSGCNSGGEKDMSTPCSAFQDKFLYPPAAPLSGFPYVFPVPGNGLLPPGPPVFLNGEDMPAVEDLRKWTVEDVYNFVHEVPSCSEYAQTFKDHMIDGETLPLLTEEHLLDTLGLKLGPALKIRSQISRKLGSMLCLLNMPLAPGLQGEKSADRSSEVESPLHCHSVELLNSPREADGQKSTEQGPDIEGQSPAANNETA, from the exons atgactccTCGTGAGCAGCTGAGGAAGATGTCAGCTCTGGGAGATCAGAGCGCTCTGGACGAGAAACATTGGTACAGACTTGTCAATGGCATGTCAGCAGGAG agctgaggCAGAGGCAAGAGCTGATGATGAGGAATCAGATGGCGATGACTCCTCAGATGCAGCAGAGGCTCCAGACGGTTCCCACTCAGTTCGAGCCGAGGTTCATTGACAG AGAGCTGGTACCCCCTGCTGAGATGGTTTCCTCTGAAGCTCGGCAGATGCACATGGGAGCCCACCTGGGGGCGCCACTGCCCTCACACTCCAACATCATCCCAAGCAGAGGATTCCCGACTGCAG CTGGGGGTTACGGATTCCTCCCGACTGAATCAATGGAAACTGTTGCCAGGCGACAAGAGCTTCTTCACAAACAAAACATCGCCAG gatgGAGATGAATGCTATCCTCCACCAGAAGGAGCTAGAGAGCGCCCACCAAAAGGGGCTGATGGGAATTGAGACCCCTATGATGTACCAGGGCCTGCCTCCGAACCCCATGGCCTTTAGGGGGCGGCAGCGTCTCCCTGAGGGCCATGATGTGTTTGTCCAGCGCCCCACATTGGAGGACCTCCAGACCAACAGCCTGCTCCTATCCAGCAGCCCGTATCCACCAATCAGctccctgcagagagagagagggcggagACCCGGTCGCAGAGCCACCAATCACAATCACAAGGGGTCAGAGGTCACTGCTGCCGGACCCAAGATCGCGACGGAGGAGAAGAGCGTAGAGCAGAGTCCGGGAGGAGTGTCCGGAGAGGAGAAGGAACCAGAGCCGAAGGGGGACATCAGCACAGATGCCACCACCTGCCAGAG TAAGCCTCTGCAGGTGAAGCTGGACACGGATGTGTCCACAAGCGTGAGCCGGAAGAGCTTTAAGGATGGAGAGGGCATTCTCCGGAAGCCGTGTCTCGGCCCTCAGGACGTGGCGGAAGGTTCCGGGTGTAACTCCGGCGGAGAGAAGGACATGTCCACCCCCTGCTCTGCGTTCCAGGACAAGTTCCTGTACCCTCCTGCGGCGCCACTCTCAGGGTTCCCCTACGTGTTCCCCGTGCCAGGCAACGGACTCCTACCCCCAG GTCCTCCTGTGTTCCTGAACGGCGAGGACATGCCAGCAGTGGAGGACCTCCGgaagtggacagtggaggacGTCTATAACTTCGTCCATGAGGTTCCCAGCTGCTCGGAATACGCTCAG ACGTTTAAAGATCACATGATCGATGGAGAGACACTGCCGCTGCTGACAGAAGAACACCTCCTGGACACACTGGGACTGAAACTGGGGCCAGCTCTCAAAATACGAtcccag attTCCCGGAAGCTGGGCAGTATGCTCTGTTTACTAAACATGCCACTGGCCCCTGGGCTCCAGGGCGAGAAGTCGGCCGACCGCTCGTCTGAGGTGGAGTCTCCTCTTCACTGCCACAGTGTGGAGCTCTTGAACAGCCCCCGTGAGGCTGATGGCCAAAAAAGCACAGAACAGGGCCCTGACATTGAAGGCCAATCACCGGCAGCCAACAATGAGACCGCCTGA
- the sec62 gene encoding translocation protein SEC62, with the protein MAERRRQRRRVQEVSEPTKEEKAVAKYLRFNCPTKSTNMMGHRVDYFVASKAVDCLLDSKWAKAKKGEEALFSTRESVVDYCNRLLKKQFFHRALKVMKKKPEKDLKKEKEKEKEKAKSDSSKEEEKKSKKEKEKEKEKEKKKDTDVTDTKKEKSDDSPGSPKKKKDAKKKFKLEPHEDQIFLDGNEVYVWIYDPVHFKTFAMGLILVIAVIAATLFPLWPAEMRVGVYYLSVAAGCFVASILLLAVARCILFLIIWLVTGGRHHFWFLPNLTADVGFIDSFRPLYTHEYKGPRSSGKKSSGEKGDGKSTDGGKAQKSDSEDKSDSEKKEEGEEDEEDEEEAKDMERRNSDTEDSERREDEGSQHSNGNDFEMITREELEQHTQDEEEEEEEEEETEEGKGLTVHT; encoded by the exons ATGGCGGAGCGCAGGAGACAGAGGAGGCGAGTCCAG GAGGTCAGTGAACCTACCAAGGAGGAGAAGGCGGTGGCCAAGTATCTACGCTTCAACTGCCCCACCAAGTCCACCAACATGATGGGGCACAGAGTCGACTACTTTGTGG CCTCCAAAGCTGTGGACTGTCTCCTTGACTCTAAATGGGCCAAAGCCAAGAAGGGAGAGGAGGCTCTGTTCAGCACCAGGGAGTCAGTGGTGGATTACTGCAACAG GCTCCTGAAGAAGCAGTTCTTCCACAGAGCCCTGAAAGTGATGAAGAAGAAGCCAGAGAAGGAcctaaagaaagagaaagaaaaagagaaggagaaggctAAGAGTGACAGCAGtaaagaggaggagaaaaagagcaagaaagaaaaagaaaaagagaaggagaaagagaagaagaaggacACTGATGTCACAGACACCAAGAAAGAAAAGAGT gATGACAGCCCAGGATCACCAAAGAAAAAGAAGGACGCAAAGAAGAAGTTTAAGCTGGAGCCTCACGAGGATCAGATCTTCCTGGATGGGAACGAG gtgtatgtgtggaTTTATGACCCGGTTCATTTCAAAACCTTCGCCATGGGATTGATCCTGG tgatAGCAGTGATTGCTGCGACTCTGTTTCCTCTGTGGCCAGCAGAGATGAGAGTCGGTGTTTATTACCTGAGTGTCGCCGCTGGCTGCTTTGTCGCCAGTATCTTGCTCCTTGCTGTCG CTCGCTGCATCCTGTTCCTGATCATCTGGCTGGTGACGGGCGGACGACATCACTTCTGGTTCCTGCCTAATCTGACGGCTGACGTCGGTTTCATCGACTCGTTTCGTCCTCTTTACACTCATGAGTACAAAGGCCCTCGCTCCAGTGGCAAAAAGAGCAGCGGAGAGAAGGGAGACGGTAAGTCCACGGACGGAGGCAAAGCGCAGAAATCCGACAGTGAGGACAAGTCGGACAgcgagaagaaggaggagggcgaggaagatgaggaggatgaagaggaagCAAAGGACATGGAGCGAAGGAATTCAGAcacagaggacagtgagagacGTGAGGATGAGGGATCGCAGCACAGCAACGGAAACGACTTCGAGATGATCACACGTGAAGAGCTTGAGCAGCACACacaggatgaggaggaggaagaggaggaggaggaggagacggaGGAGGGGAAAGGGTTGACTGTTCACACATAA